One Mycobacterium pseudokansasii genomic region harbors:
- a CDS encoding helix-turn-helix domain-containing protein translates to MTIDENAIQMRLGANIKACREKLGLAQTTLGERSGIHRTYINQLENGHKNLTVVVLSRLADALGTTPSALTKGILNEEPQDSDTDATG, encoded by the coding sequence GTGACGATCGACGAGAACGCGATTCAGATGCGGCTGGGCGCGAACATCAAGGCGTGCCGTGAAAAGCTCGGCCTGGCTCAAACCACACTCGGCGAGCGCAGCGGTATCCACCGCACCTACATCAACCAGCTTGAGAACGGCCACAAGAACTTGACCGTCGTCGTGCTCTCGCGCCTGGCCGACGCACTGGGCACCACTCCGTCAGCCCTCACCAAGGGCATCCTCAACGAGGAACCCCAGGACAGCGACACCGACGCGACCGGCTGA